The Syntrophus gentianae DNA segment GACATCGAGGACAAGGTCGGCATCAACAGGAATCCCATAGCGATAGCCGAAAGAAATCATGAGGATAAACAACCTTTTGGCTGTTGAAGAGGACAGAAAATGTCGCTGGACGGCATCCTTTAATTGGTGAACATTGCAGGATGTCGTATCAATGACCCGGTCGGCCATTTCCTTCAGGCCATGGAGCAGCATCCGCTCCCGATGAATCCCCTCCATGACGGAAGCCTGGGAAAGTGGATGAACCCTCCTTGTTTCACTGAAACGATGAAGCAGAGCGTCATCACGGGCGTCCAGGAAAAGAATCTCAATTTTATATCCCTGAAGTCGAATCTGCTCAAAGATGCTTTGGTAGGTCTCGATAAAGGTATTTTCTCTCAAGTCCATGACCATGGCCACTTGAGTAATATTTTTTGATTGAGCGGACTGTATTTCAAGAAACTGTGGAAGAAGAACAACAGGCATGTTGTCTACACAATAAAATCCGATATCTTCCAAGGCACGCAATGCCGTGGTTTTGCCTGAACCGGAAAGACCTGTAACAATCACTACGCGAAGACTTTTCACTGCTCTTTCCTCATACATCGAAAAGTTTGTATTGAATGATCCAATTGTGTTGCCATGGTCAGTAGATCTCCTGAAACAGGCAGAGAAATTCCGGGAATGGGAGTTTCCAGAATGTCCAGGATCTTTAACGGATTGTCCCCCTCTTTTCCCTGATCCGTACCCGTCCCTTGAACCAGTTCCACAAAGAAGTCAATTTTACTTTCTTCTTCGATGGCAGACGGTATCAGTACGTCCTGTACACGAACGATCCCCCGATCCTTGATTTCAAGAAGCGGGAAGTCACTCTTCCAACTTCTGCCATAAATGAACCCATCGTTCTTTCTTTTCGCGAAAACGACATCATCCGCCACCCAGTGATATCCCCTTTTAACAAGCTCAAGGGCACAGGTTGTCTTTCCTGAGCCGTGTTCTCCCAAGATCAGAATGCCGCTCCCATGAAGACTGATCAATCCTCCGGAAAGGGAAGTTTCTCCCTCGATCTTTTCTCGAAAAAGTCCGGTCAGGCGGCTTTCAAGCAGATATTCATCGTAAATTGACGAAAATAAGTGCGTATCGGCATTGCTTACGGCATGGATCAAAAAATCCGGAATTTTTTTGGCACCGGCAATGGCGATGCAGGCGCTTTTTGAAGGACGAGCCTTTAAAAACTTTCGGGACAATGAAAGCGGAAAGATCTGTTCGCCCTTGTTCAAAGGAAAGGCGCACGATGGAAGGATGCAGATCATTTCCGGACGGGAAGATAAAAATAATTCCGTAAGATTTTTAAACCTGGTAATGTAAAGGCTCTTCAAAGGTCTCGGCAGACCTGCGCCTTTTACATATTGGTTGATTCCCAAACGACTTGAAGCGCCATTCAGAAGATCCTGAAGAGAAGGGGCCTGCTCCAGGGTCATCGGCATCATGTAAAACATTCCTCATGAATTTTCATCCTTATCCGCAATAATCCGATACAATTCATCCCTGGATTTTGCCTCCATGAGGCATGTTCTAAATTTCTGATCCTTGAGCATTCTAGAAATTCTTGCCAACACTTTGAGATGCTCACTGGTGGAATGTTCAGGTGCCATAAGAAGAAAAAAGAGGTTAACCGGTTTTCCGTCCATTGAATCAAAATCAATGCCCGAACGGCTTCTCCCAAACGCAAGAATCAGATCTTCAAGTCCATTCAATCTTCCATGAGGAATCGCAACACCGTCACCAATCCCTGTACTTCCGAGCTTTTCTCTCTCGGTCAGGACTTTGATCATTGCATCCAGATGAAAATCTAACTTACCTTTCAGGATTCTTCGCGATAATTCTTCCAGCACCTCCTTTTTATTTGATGATACCAACCCATCGATAATATATTCTTTCCTCAATAAATCAGCGATCTTCATTCATTATTCAATTATCAGCCGTTCGTTTCGATCAGGAGGTAACCGCCATCATCACGCCTGTAAATGACATTGACACTTTCAGACGACGCATTTCGATAAACGACGAAGCGATTTTTCGTTGAATCCATTTCCATAACGGCATCATCGAGAGACATTGGTTTCAAGATGACTTTTCTTGTTTCTACAATCCTAGACTCCGCAACTTCCTCCATTTCCACGGGCGAAGCTTCAGCTTCCTCGCCTTCTTCCTTCAAGGCGCCGCTCTTGTGAACCCGGATTTTTTCCCTATGTTTTTTTAACTGTCGCTCTATCTTCTCGACGGCATTATCAATCGCAAGGTGCATGTCTTTTGACTCTTCTTTTCCGATGATATTCAACCCGTTTGTCAGGACATTAATTTCTGCGACATTTCTGAATTTTTCGACCGTCAGGACAACATGAACATCTGCAGGTGCATCAATATATTTATTTAATTTTTTCATACGGTCATCAACATATTCCTTTTGCCAACCTTCATCTTCGGTATTCCGGAAGGTCACAGAAATTTTCATCATTTTTTATATTCCTCCTTTTTTTTCGTTAAAACTGGATACTGCAATAACCTCTGACTCGCGGCAAATCATCCGGCTCCGAAAAGGGTCTTCATCCCCATTCCGCGCTCTCTGCATTCTCTGCCGATAATTTTTATTTGAGCGGCAAAATTCGTGAATAGACGCTTCAAAAATATCTCTTCCTTCTCGAGGAAGGAAGAATATTCATCATTTCACGATATTTGGCAACGGTTCTCCTGGCAATCTTAATACCTTTCCCTTCCAGGAGACTGACTATTTCATGATCACTGTAAGGATTTTTGGGATCTTCAGAACCAATCGCCTTGCGGATTTCCTCTTTGACGCTTTTTGACGCAATGGCTTCGCCACTTTTTTTCTGGATACTGCTGCTGAAGAAATACTTTAATTCAAAGATGCCGCGCGGAGTGTACATGTATTTGTTTGTGACCACTCTGCTGATCGTAGACTCGTGCATTTCCACATCGTAGGCAATATCCCTCAGAACGAGCGGCTTCAAGTAGCTAATTCCTTTGTCAAAAAAATCCTTCTGATATCTGACGATACTATCGGCTACTTTATAGATGGTCCTCTGCCGCTGCTGGATACTTTTAATGAGCCAAGTGGCTGACTGAACCCGTTCACGAATGTACTTTTTTCCATTTTCGGAATGAGAATCGTTCTTCACATTTCCCATGATTTCTTTATAGAAATTGCTGATCCTCAGTCGCGGCATACCGTCATCATTCAGAACAATCTTGTATTCGTCGCCCGTCTTAAAAACGTACACATCGGGAATAATTGCCTGGATCCTTTCCTCATTATAAATACTTCCCGGTCTTGGATCCATATCACTGATGATCATGACGGCCTGCAGGACATCCTCGATCGAAACCCTGTTTTTCTTGGAAATATGATTATAGTTCTTAATCTCCAGGTCTTTCATGTGGTTCTGAATGATAATTTCAACCAGGGGATTTACAATGCCTAATAATTTTACCTGAATAAGCAGGCATTCCTGCAGATTTCTTGCTGCAATTCCGGCAGGATCAAATTCCTGAATCTTATCCAGAACAGCGACCACTTCCGTTTCCGCAACATTTTCCAAATTGGCAATTTCTTCAGGCGTAGCGACCAGATAGCCATTCGAATCAAGGTTACCGATAATCTGTTCCCCTATCCTCATTTCGATGTCTGATAAACGGGTAAGCTTGAGCTGCCACATCAGATGATCCGTCAACGTCGACTTTTCCGTCAGCAGATTATCCCATGACGGCGTATCTCCATCCTTGCTGCGATCGTATGTTGTCCCTATCGATCCATAATCTTCGAGATAGCTGTTCCAGTCAAACTCCTCCTTCCCGTCCCCCTCTCCCGTTATCTCTTCGGTTCTTTCGATGCTCTTCAGCTCTTCTCTCTCGGAAATCTTTCCCTCTTCGCTGATCTGATCCTGATCCACCTCATCATATTCCTCTGAAGGCATATCCTCGAGCAGGGGATTCTCTTCCATTTCCTGGTTGATGACATCAATCATCTCCATTCGTGAAAGCTGGAGCAGTTTAATGGCCTGCTGCAACTGCGGAGTCATAATCAGTTGCTGGCTCAATTTTAAATTTTGTTTAAGTTCAAATGCCATGTCGTTTCCCGGGTTGTCTCTAATTTAATTAAAGGATAAAACCTTCGCCAAAATAAATTTTCCTTGCCATTTCGCTGGATGCAATCTCTGCCGGTTTTCCTTCAACAAGCACCTTTCCTGCATTAACGATATAGGCGCGATCGCATACTGAGAGCGTTTCCCTTACATTGTGATCCGATATCACGACGCCGATCCCCTTAGATTTCAGCTTTGCGATAATCTTCTGAATATCCGCTACAGCCAAAGGATCGATCCCGGCAAAGGGCTC contains these protein-coding regions:
- the hpf gene encoding ribosome hibernation-promoting factor, HPF/YfiA family produces the protein MMKISVTFRNTEDEGWQKEYVDDRMKKLNKYIDAPADVHVVLTVEKFRNVAEINVLTNGLNIIGKEESKDMHLAIDNAVEKIERQLKKHREKIRVHKSGALKEEGEEAEASPVEMEEVAESRIVETRKVILKPMSLDDAVMEMDSTKNRFVVYRNASSESVNVIYRRDDGGYLLIETNG
- the rapZ gene encoding RNase adapter RapZ, producing MKSLRVVIVTGLSGSGKTTALRALEDIGFYCVDNMPVVLLPQFLEIQSAQSKNITQVAMVMDLRENTFIETYQSIFEQIRLQGYKIEILFLDARDDALLHRFSETRRVHPLSQASVMEGIHRERMLLHGLKEMADRVIDTTSCNVHQLKDAVQRHFLSSSTAKRLFILMISFGYRYGIPVDADLVLDVRFLPNPYYVETLKNYNGHHEDVREYVLSAEASVVFLQKLFDMMEFLMPLYEKEGKPRLTIAVGCTGGKHRSVVMANELLSYFSKQDYPVNAIHRDINKS
- a CDS encoding PTS sugar transporter subunit IIA; protein product: MKIADLLRKEYIIDGLVSSNKKEVLEELSRRILKGKLDFHLDAMIKVLTEREKLGSTGIGDGVAIPHGRLNGLEDLILAFGRSRSGIDFDSMDGKPVNLFFLLMAPEHSTSEHLKVLARISRMLKDQKFRTCLMEAKSRDELYRIIADKDENS
- the rpoN gene encoding RNA polymerase factor sigma-54, which translates into the protein MAFELKQNLKLSQQLIMTPQLQQAIKLLQLSRMEMIDVINQEMEENPLLEDMPSEEYDEVDQDQISEEGKISEREELKSIERTEEITGEGDGKEEFDWNSYLEDYGSIGTTYDRSKDGDTPSWDNLLTEKSTLTDHLMWQLKLTRLSDIEMRIGEQIIGNLDSNGYLVATPEEIANLENVAETEVVAVLDKIQEFDPAGIAARNLQECLLIQVKLLGIVNPLVEIIIQNHMKDLEIKNYNHISKKNRVSIEDVLQAVMIISDMDPRPGSIYNEERIQAIIPDVYVFKTGDEYKIVLNDDGMPRLRISNFYKEIMGNVKNDSHSENGKKYIRERVQSATWLIKSIQQRQRTIYKVADSIVRYQKDFFDKGISYLKPLVLRDIAYDVEMHESTISRVVTNKYMYTPRGIFELKYFFSSSIQKKSGEAIASKSVKEEIRKAIGSEDPKNPYSDHEIVSLLEGKGIKIARRTVAKYREMMNILPSSRRKRYF
- a CDS encoding HPr kinase/phosphorylase, encoding MFYMMPMTLEQAPSLQDLLNGASSRLGINQYVKGAGLPRPLKSLYITRFKNLTELFLSSRPEMICILPSCAFPLNKGEQIFPLSLSRKFLKARPSKSACIAIAGAKKIPDFLIHAVSNADTHLFSSIYDEYLLESRLTGLFREKIEGETSLSGGLISLHGSGILILGEHGSGKTTCALELVKRGYHWVADDVVFAKRKNDGFIYGRSWKSDFPLLEIKDRGIVRVQDVLIPSAIEEESKIDFFVELVQGTGTDQGKEGDNPLKILDILETPIPGISLPVSGDLLTMATQLDHSIQTFRCMRKEQ